One Streptomonospora nanhaiensis genomic window, GCCGAGGCGCGTTCGCCACGGAGGTCCGCGAGATGGGCCACGAGCCCCGCTCGCAGATCGTGCAGCTAGGCCCCGTGACCCCGCCCGGAGATGTGGCGGACCTGCTGCGGTTCGAGGTCGATGAGGTTGCCGCGATCCGCAAGCGACACATGTTCGCTGACGACGTGCCAGTCCAGATCGCCACGTCGTACGTGCCGTGGTCCATCGCAGCCGGCACAGCCATCACCCAGGAGGACACCGGCCCCGGGGGCACATACAGCCGTCTGGCCGACCTCGGTCACGCAGTCACCCGGTTCAGCGAGCGCGTGAGCGTTCGTATGCCGGAGGCCGACGAGGCCGTGGTGCTCCGACTCGCCGAGGATCAGCCGGTCTACGTGATCCACCACGTCGCGTGGGCAGAGAACCAGCCCGTTGAGGTGACCGTGCACGTCATGCCCGTGCACCAATGGCGCCTGGACTTCGAATGGCAGGCCGACCCCGCATAGAGAGAGCCCTGGGCATCTGCCCAGGGCTCTCTCACGGCCTCGCGTGTGACTGGAGTGCCTAGCAGCATCTCCGCTGGCTACAGTGCCCAGAAACGAAAAAGGGCCGGGAGCTGCAACTCCCGGCCGAAGCTCTCTTCCCGGCAAAAGAAAGAAGCTCGATGGTGAGTCTACCCATCTATGCCGTTTCGGCACACCGCCGCCCTGCCCTTG contains:
- a CDS encoding GntR family transcriptional regulator; translated protein: MSRYREIAAQLRSSIERGEYARGSTLPSEDRLAEEFGVSRPVVNRAVRLLRSEGLVRVERGKGTVVHEIAPIVRRANQRYTQDARERQQSRGAFATEVREMGHEPRSQIVQLGPVTPPGDVADLLRFEVDEVAAIRKRHMFADDVPVQIATSYVPWSIAAGTAITQEDTGPGGTYSRLADLGHAVTRFSERVSVRMPEADEAVVLRLAEDQPVYVIHHVAWAENQPVEVTVHVMPVHQWRLDFEWQADPA